In one Mucilaginibacter ginsenosidivorax genomic region, the following are encoded:
- a CDS encoding DUF6520 family protein: MPCTLPTTRLPNHRPHLDNAKRGNAENPQNRVGTITQLKFFVRFLAKTAVSTMKSIKGSMIALAFVLGIGGAFATNAHHAAHKPAKTTDVWWQFNGTQAQISDGTKYTQVAGEPAGCSGSNNRCAILAPANPLHTNQPDLSAIDQEDLKN; this comes from the coding sequence GGCCTCACCTTGATAATGCCAAACGGGGGAACGCCGAAAACCCGCAGAACAGAGTAGGCACCATTACTCAATTAAAGTTTTTCGTCCGCTTTTTAGCAAAAACAGCGGTCAGTACCATGAAATCAATTAAAGGAAGCATGATCGCCCTTGCCTTCGTTTTAGGGATCGGCGGCGCATTCGCCACCAACGCACACCATGCTGCGCACAAACCGGCCAAAACCACCGATGTGTGGTGGCAGTTCAACGGCACCCAGGCCCAGATCAGCGATGGCACCAAGTACACCCAGGTGGCCGGCGAACCCGCAGGCTGCTCTGGTAGCAACAATCGTTGCGCTATCCTGGCACCGGCCAATCCCTTGCACACCAATCAGCCCGATTTATCGGCTATCGACCAGGAAGATTTAAAGAACTAA